From one Streptomyces sp. CA-210063 genomic stretch:
- a CDS encoding MerR family transcriptional regulator produces the protein MRIGELSERTGTSRRLLRYYEQQGLITSSRCANGYRSYDETSVDRVAQIRGLLDAGLPTRVIKQILPCVDSPRGIHVSDATPETIATLERERDSMSDRIECLIRNRDAICGYLDAVRGGGPHPPRTT, from the coding sequence ATGCGCATCGGCGAACTCTCCGAGCGCACCGGCACGTCCCGTCGGCTGTTGCGCTATTACGAGCAGCAGGGGCTGATCACGTCCAGCCGCTGCGCGAACGGGTATCGCAGCTACGACGAGACCTCCGTGGACCGGGTCGCGCAGATCAGAGGTCTGCTCGACGCCGGACTGCCGACCCGGGTCATCAAGCAGATCCTCCCGTGCGTGGACTCACCGCGCGGCATCCACGTCTCCGACGCCACCCCGGAGACGATCGCCACCCTGGAGCGGGAGCGGGACAGTATGTCCGACCGCATCGAGTGCCTGATCCGCAACCGGGACGCCATCTGCGGCTACCTCGACGCCGTACGGGGCGGCGGCCCGCACCCA
- a CDS encoding MFS transporter yields the protein MSTSHTQQAVGRPATVRTSPGLPWSPLLALCLAAFMGILTEALPAGVLPEMARDLSVGQPAMGQALTVYAIATGVSAIPVVVATAAWRRKRLLLLAVAAFAVANTVTAVSSDYALTMVFRVVAGVAAAVVWAELVGYARRLAPAHLQGRAIAVTMAGIPLALSLGIPLGTFLGGLFGWRLTFGLVALVSVALLGWILVAVPDAPGRRPEHREPVLRALRLPGVLAVLFVVAAYVLAHNILYTYIAAFLDTYEMGGSRDTALLVFGIASLLSIWITGALVDRRLRHLTLASTVLFTVAAVLLVLLALFPSTAIVYAATVLWGLGWGGVATLLQTAVNDAGGDRGQALLVTTWNSFMAGGGAAGGLLLDTLGPPSFPWSVLALLVPVLLVVVAARTHGFPVGRPGAS from the coding sequence ATGTCAACTTCGCATACACAGCAAGCAGTTGGCCGACCTGCCACCGTACGGACGTCCCCCGGCCTCCCCTGGTCACCGTTGCTGGCCCTGTGCCTCGCGGCCTTCATGGGGATCCTCACGGAGGCGCTGCCGGCCGGGGTGCTGCCCGAGATGGCCCGGGACCTCTCGGTCGGTCAGCCGGCGATGGGGCAGGCGCTGACGGTCTACGCGATCGCGACCGGCGTCTCGGCGATCCCCGTGGTCGTGGCCACGGCGGCCTGGCGGCGCAAACGGCTGCTGCTCCTGGCCGTGGCGGCCTTCGCGGTGGCCAACACGGTCACCGCCGTCTCGTCCGACTACGCGCTCACCATGGTGTTCCGCGTCGTCGCGGGCGTCGCCGCGGCCGTGGTCTGGGCCGAACTCGTCGGCTACGCCCGCCGACTGGCCCCCGCGCACCTCCAGGGCCGGGCGATCGCCGTCACCATGGCGGGCATCCCGCTGGCCCTGTCCCTGGGCATCCCGCTGGGCACGTTCCTCGGCGGCCTCTTCGGCTGGCGCCTGACGTTCGGCCTCGTCGCGCTGGTCTCCGTCGCCCTGCTCGGCTGGATCCTCGTCGCCGTCCCCGACGCGCCGGGCCGCCGCCCGGAACACCGCGAACCGGTCCTGCGGGCCCTGCGGCTGCCCGGTGTCCTCGCCGTCCTCTTCGTCGTCGCGGCCTACGTCCTGGCCCACAACATCCTCTACACGTACATCGCCGCGTTCCTGGACACGTACGAGATGGGCGGCTCCCGCGACACCGCCCTGCTGGTCTTCGGCATCGCCTCCCTGCTGAGCATCTGGATCACGGGCGCCCTCGTCGACCGCCGGCTGCGGCACCTGACCCTCGCGAGCACGGTCCTGTTCACCGTGGCGGCGGTGCTGCTGGTCCTGCTCGCCCTGTTCCCGAGCACGGCGATCGTCTACGCCGCGACGGTTCTGTGGGGGCTCGGCTGGGGCGGCGTCGCCACCCTCCTCCAGACCGCCGTGAACGACGCGGGCGGCGACCGGGGCCAGGCCCTGCTGGTCACCACCTGGAACTCCTTCATGGCCGGAGGCGGCGCCGCGGGCGGCCTCCTCCTCGACACCCTCGGCCCGCCCTCGTTCCCCTGGAGCGTCCTCGCGCTGCTGGTACCGGTGCTGCTGGTCGTGGTCGCGGCCCGTACGCACGGGTTTCCGGTGGGGCGGCCGGGGGCTTCCTGA